In the genome of Epinephelus moara isolate mb chromosome 14, YSFRI_EMoa_1.0, whole genome shotgun sequence, the window aatttccttcaggataaataaagttctattgaattgaattgaactctGTTATTACATTGCACTGGATTATTCTGtcgtgtgagagtttgtaaatatttttttgatatAAGTTTGCGCTGTTGTTATAAATGCAGCCCCCTTTCAAGCCAATTCATCAAGaaatttctcagtttttggattcttcattcactgtagAGGGATGTggaaaaaacagtttatttcacaaACTCAaggtaacacggggtgagtgattaatatacaaatgataattctgtgggtgaagtattcttttaaaatacagttcCCTTCACTTCACAGACGCAGGGATAAAAAAAGTGCCATATGTCTCATTCTAACCTTTGTAGCTACAGTACAACATACAACTTTGTTCAACACAGCCATCAATatatctgtctgtttctgtctttgtgaatACAGACATAATATACAGTTAATGCAGCTATTAACAACAAATAATTACACTGTAGCCATGTCTATAATGATTTTCTATTGCATTACTTTTTCATGTTATCATATTTTGTTGTACTGTATCTGTTTATGACTTCTCACTCCTTACATTACTGTGTACCTGCTATCCAAGTGTGTCACCCTAACAACTGGAATTGAAAGGCCTCAAATATTGACCTTTGCCTGTCTGTAAAGTGAAAATGAAGCTCCATTTTCACCTTAACTCAGTAAAGTGACTCTGAACTATTTGAGTTCTACTGCAGCGGATACCTTTCATATAGCAGGGAAACACCACCCTCCAGTGATAAAAGTTTAGCATTGCATCAAGGTGTTTCCTCAACATTTGGAGCAGTTTAAGTCTTTAATGATAGGATGGAAGAATTATTTGCACATTAAATATTGCTCTAATTACTGGGAGctatagctaaaaaaaaaagcaacattttggTCTGACTTATATGGCATGAATAgattttattctcttttttccACGCAGTGAGACTGTCCGTCATGATTCAGAGAATTGTTTAATAAGTCATTATAATTATGACTAATATAATGACttattatataaatattataatGATCTCATCACTATGAGATGAGCTGTCATAATTATAAGGTGTGAGAAATATTCTTATTGCTGTGTTCTCTATATTCTCATTATTACGAGATATAGAGTATACAAACTCACAAAATCCCATAATTCtgatataaaacagagttaTAAGACactaaataataattaataaaaacagcGAAGAAAATAAAAGTTGGAGGTGATTGAAATGGGTGAATACACACATAGCTGGGCTGAAATCATCATAGTGATGCTCACATTGGCCTAAACTTATAGAGACATGGAAATTCCCTTTAAGTTATACTTAtataaatatgacaatattacTGTACATTTGTTAGCAAGCAAAATACGGTCAACTAATTTATGTTGGGCATGAGGTCATGTCTGCACAGCAGTAATCCAGGGTGCTGTTACAGTCTTtatccactagatggcaggTCTGTTTCACGTCTGGCAGACAAGCCAAAAGGACACATCACTTCCCCACAATGCTGAAGACACATTCAGAAAACCAGATCATTTTCcgacacaaaatattttatttgaagCACTTAGTTGTGACTGATATACATTATCCAACAGCTAATTTGTTAGCCCACTCCATATGCCTTGAACAGGAAGCCACTGCCTAACATCGCATCACTTCACTGTCCATCACAGCAGCAAATCCAAAACTACCAAATCCAtacaaaattcacaaaaataCAGCCAGCGAAATATCAAAACCACATCCATATTGTCTTAGTCACTGCCTGGAGACATCTCTAGAAACGTTATTAAAAAGCAATTTGTTCCAAGAATACATCAGCATTAGCTTCCGTACAAAACTCCCACTGTGTCGTTGCAGCAGCAAACAAATAATGTGAAATGTCTGAAAGAAGGAAATTTAGAGTACAATGTGCTTTGATACAAGACGAGCATGGTTTGTTAGTGTCATGACAGCAGGATATCTTGTTTGTGGACACAGCAGGAGTCACAACCTGACCTCGCTGAAACACTGGACTATCTGCTTTGACCTTTGGCCCCAGCCAGTGAAGAAATCTGCTTGCACTTGAACATGagtctgctgctgtttccttCAACACATACAGGGAGAGGCAGATAAGAGATGCATCTTTGTGTATTCTGAATGGCTGGCTTTCCCTTTACTTCCCAGAAAGTGCCTGTTAGCAGCAAACATGATGCTCCTTCCTCTGAGAAAAACGACTATTGCTTTAGTTTCTTACCTTTACTGTGGTGCGGTCAGAGGGACTCTTTTTATACTGAACTTAATCCACAAAAGATGTAAAAGTGACAGTTTCATTTTAGCCTGACTGAATTGTTATTTATCTTTGGCAAGCGAGCTAAATGAAGGAATTGTGACACCCGTGAGTATGTACTATAAGCAAGATAGCACATTctgaatctaaaaataaatgttatttctgTTCTTTTATATCTAAATCTACAATTCCGATTTAAACAGATCTGAAACATATTGTTTTATATCTCTGACAAGATTGGTTTTAGCTTCCAGAGGAGTAAAAATGAGGAGTTTGCTTTGACTGAAAAAGGTCCCCTGAATTACAACAGGTACAGCAAGCTGTTTAAATGCTTTGCAAAGGGAATATTTGGGTGGTACACGACTGATACAGTTTCTATTTCAGTTTTTACTGATTATAATTTGACCTTGATTCACAGGTTTAATTCAAAGCCAGTGCAGATCAGGTTTCGAGGTAGAGCTGCAACGATCACTTCATCAACATAGAATTATCTGCAACTACTTTgataatcagttcatcatttcaATAATTTTTTCTAGCaaacatgtcaaacatttgctgtctccattttttaaatgagagGATTTGAGGCTTTCCTTACCTTTAATAATAGTAAAtcaaatatctttgggttttggacttttGATTGTACATAACAAGACACTTTAAGGTATACTATGCAAGAATTGTGGTGGcttggtgatgcagtggttagtgttgttgcctcacagcaaggtTTCTGGTTCAAACCTGACCTGCGTCAGCGTgagttttctctgggtactccggcttcctcccacaatccaaagacatgcaggttaattggtgactctaaattgcccgcaagtgtgaatggttgtctgtttctatgtgtcagccctgtgatagtctggcgacctgtccagggtgtaccacgCCTCCAGCCCAGTGtcggctgggataggctccagccccccccatTGTTGGCTACCATTTGTCAACAGTATGGCCAGTAAAAGTGAGAGTGACTTTAATAGCTTCCTCTTACAGTCTGACACCTGGTTTATTCAGTCCCAACTTCACTTGCGCACCGTGCCTAAGAATGTCCCAAGCAcagcaaaataataagaaataagacaacacaggcagagagcagagtttcTGTAGAttaatacaccaccacacacttaaAATGGGCcctaagtgatgattgagagtgATTATTTAGCGTATACATTGtaatttttaaggaaaatcctgcacagcaTACCTTTAAATGTGTCTTCTTGGAGTGTGGATAGTTATTAcagcattttttcattattatctgACATTTTGTTGACCAACAAATTATGAAAATactcattagttgcagcccttgtTCGAAGAATACTGTATTCCTTCCAAGTCAGTTCCCATTATAGTAACTATTACATAGTATTACAGCAGACCCATCTGTATATTGTCTCATTTGCATAGAACCTGTGTTGCATCATCCATAAAGCGCACTACGACTGCTTCCACTCTTTTTTTGTACAACTTTCaacaaaacacttgtttttgttaTCAAAGTCACCTGTCAGCTATGTTCTAAATAATATCTACTGTAAATACGAAAGTGCACCAAACCAAACTGAACACaggaaatacacaaaataacctACAGTCACTGTCAGCATGTCATTATCTACAGTCAGATACAAATATTGTTGCATTCATTCAActctaaaaaaagaaagttttccTTTTAAGGCTTGACCCTGCAGACACGTTAAATCGCCatgcaaaatacacacattcCATTGAAAGCAGGCAATGAGACACTGAGATAGAAAGCTGACATTGAAGGGTGTGCACAAGGTCTTCTGCTTATTCCAGTTTCGCTATGACACATTGTGTTATTctggaccacacacacacgcacacaagcacacacacactatgtaaCTTTTTCAGGCTTTTCAGGCAAAGTgagaacaaaaggaaaaagaacGCCTTTCGCCTCCAGAGGCGCCCTCAGCGCTTCCTCGACAAAGTAGGcgttctcctcctccaccacaaaCTGAAGAGTCTGGCTTTTGTTCACACAGTAGATGCAGTTCCCGATCACGGCGCACCTGAAGGGTAAGTGACTTCCAAGCCTCTGTGATGCGCAATCGTGCCACATTTTCACTATGCTGTTGTACTTAAAGACGGTGATCCCCTGCTCGCGGTTGACGTCAAAGCGGTAAATGAAGCTTTTGAAAGCCACCATGTCAGTTGACTTCTTCCTGCTGTTGTTGTATGGGCACTCCTGCCACTCGTCCCTCTTGGTGTCATACTTCAGAAGGCGGTAGAAGAGTGAGCCTCCTGAAACGTAAAGTTCTCCGCCGCAGGTTGTGGCTTCGTGAGCCACTGCGAAGGCTCCCTTGGGCAAAGGGGCGACCGTGGTCCAGCGGTCCATGCGAGGGTCATATTTTTccactgtaaacaaacattccCCTCCAATGGCGTACAAGTAGCCATCCATCGACACAAGCTTTAGCTGGGCACGAGCTTGGGTCAGAGGTCTGACCTCAGACCAGCGGTTGGTTATGGGGTTGTAACAGAAGACCTTGTCTGAAACCTTGCCCTTGTCCCCGTAGCCCTTTATCCCCCCCGCCACAAACAGGTAGTTATACATGGTGCAGATCCCGCACCCTTTAGTGTTTATGTCCTCAGGCATTGCAGTTAAAGGTCTCCAGTCATTTGCTGTTTCGTTAAAGTAGCAAATCATATGACTCTCCTCCAAGGACCCAACCGACAACGGGCTCTGTGGTCGGCTGCCGCAGCGGCTCGGCGGTCGGCTCCCAACGCGATCAAACACATCATTTATCTCTGCCACCATCAGAGTCTGCCTCCCCTCCATTCTCTTCTTTAGGATCAGATCCCGCTCAGACCCATTCAGGCGCCCGTACACGGCGGGGTCCTTTAGGATCTGGAGGAAGTTGTCGCTCATGAATCCATAGGCAGTCTCCTTCAGTTCACTAAGTCGCTGCTTCTTGGCGATGGTCAGGATCTCGTAGCAGTTCTCTGGAGTGATCTGTTCGGACATGGAGTCCATGGCCGCCTGGACAGCGCAggggatctggaggattttagCCCCTGTGATGACATCTACAACGTTGCCCTTGGAAACATTCATCTTAGAAGTGTAAACATAGTCTATTAAAGTAGACAGAGTCTTGTAACTCACTCCCTTCACTTTCAGGATGTCTCGTGACAGACGTGCTTTGAAGTAGTCGCTCTTCTCTGCCAGGACAGCCTTGTGAGCGCTGATCGTCTGCCCGCCGACTTCGATGACTAAATCAGGCTCTTTCTGAGACAGAGTATTCTCGGCTTCCTGGCTGCTGTCCCTGCACTCGAGGTTCGATTTTAGGACTGACCAATCCGTTTCCTGTTTGGCTTGGCTGGGTGAGCTCACGGAGGAATCTGCACTGTTAGACACTTTAGCTCTGGCGCCATTGTGGATCTCACTGCTTGCACAGTTTTGTTGCGTGCCAGCAATGTGATTGGACACAGCAGTGTCAGCATGACGAGGGACATCCGGAGCTCCCTTATCATTGGAGAGGTGATCACCTCTCGAGATGTACGAGCCGTTGCCTTTCTGGTGGTCTATGTGATTATTCTCCATCAGTCTTCCATCCAGCAGGTATTCCTTCTCGAATGCTGGAGGGGGGCTGAAATCCTGATTGTCCTGCAGAAATCCTTGGACGTAACCTTGACATAAATTTCCATCCTTGTCAGACGGCGTGACAAG includes:
- the LOC126401416 gene encoding kelch repeat and BTB domain-containing protein 11, with the translated sequence MNEGCRQGGGTITVEADVILHAVNPDLVTPSDKDGNLCQGYVQGFLQDNQDFSPPPAFEKEYLLDGRLMENNHIDHQKGNGSYISRGDHLSNDKGAPDVPRHADTAVSNHIAGTQQNCASSEIHNGARAKVSNSADSSVSSPSQAKQETDWSVLKSNLECRDSSQEAENTLSQKEPDLVIEVGGQTISAHKAVLAEKSDYFKARLSRDILKVKGVSYKTLSTLIDYVYTSKMNVSKGNVVDVITGAKILQIPCAVQAAMDSMSEQITPENCYEILTIAKKQRLSELKETAYGFMSDNFLQILKDPAVYGRLNGSERDLILKKRMEGRQTLMVAEINDVFDRVGSRPPSRCGSRPQSPLSVGSLEESHMICYFNETANDWRPLTAMPEDINTKGCGICTMYNYLFVAGGIKGYGDKGKVSDKVFCYNPITNRWSEVRPLTQARAQLKLVSMDGYLYAIGGECLFTVEKYDPRMDRWTTVAPLPKGAFAVAHEATTCGGELYVSGGSLFYRLLKYDTKRDEWQECPYNNSRKKSTDMVAFKSFIYRFDVNREQGITVFKYNSIVKMWHDCASQRLGSHLPFRCAVIGNCIYCVNKSQTLQFVVEEENAYFVEEALRAPLEAKGVLFPFVLTLPEKPEKVT